The Helianthus annuus cultivar XRQ/B chromosome 11, HanXRQr2.0-SUNRISE, whole genome shotgun sequence region tcctttatgtatgtcatttattacaaagtatgtcctttatctttaataagctcagaaaacatacttaatgtttgaaaaaccattcaggttatgtcctttaccctaaacctAGTTTATTTTCCCAGTTAAGTCAGGTCACGTAAGAAGCACATGAGGGCATTAATGTCATTCTACCTACCAATTACTGTGCCCTGTTATAAAAAACCTAAATCTCATCTTCTCCATCTTTCAATGATCACCTGCACATACCTAACCCTAATCCCCAATTAGTCGCCCTAATCCCTAAAACCATAAACACACCAAAACAATATCAATCAACAAACCATCAATCAAGCAACAATCCAACCAAGACAAGTATATGCAAATTACTGACGTCCCTCCGATCAACCAAGTAGGTGCCGGCCGGCTGCCGGTGAACCTACACCTACACCCACACTCACAAAACAACCACCCAGCCCCCTCCCTTCTAACCGGTGACCGGAGCAGGTCTCCGACGTCCCTCCGATCTTTACGTTTCCGACAACACAACACCTCCCCCCCCTCTTCGAGCAGCAAgacggaccaccaccaccactgtcggGTGGTGGTGAGCGGCGGATAGATCAAAAAAGAGTGatggggaggagagagagagaggctgTTCGGATGCCTGCAACGAACCGGCGGAGGTTCTCGGTGACTGGTTCCGGCGATGACGGCGTCGTCGGTTCTCCGGAGACTGCCGCTGACGTTGACGTTGACTGCTGGTGAGTTGTTGAAACTTAAaaacgatgaagatgatgaagattttgGAACAGACCGAAGGGGGTGTAAGTTGGATCTGGTTGTAGCCATGGCTTGGAAGCCATGAAAGCCTAAACCCTAGGTTTTGGTGATCAGAAATTCGTTGCTAGAAGCTGTTGTAGTTGTAAAGTAATGTAATGAATAGAGAGAGATATGGAGAAAGCGTGAATTGTAGGAGTTTGAATGAAAGAAAGATGTGGAGAGATTTGAATTGAATTGAATGTTGAAAATGGAGATGAATGCATCAATTACGGGGGATGAAGGTGGGCCAGtatgagagagagagggggtgtaTCTGTTGCAGGGCACAGTAATTGGTAGGTAGAATGACATTAATGCCCTCATGTGCTTCTCACGTGACCTGACTTAACTGGGAAAACAAATTaggtttagggtaaaggacataatctgaatggtttttcaaacattaagtatgttttctgagcttattaaagataaaggacatactttgtaatcaatgacatacataaaggacgaactttgtaATTTACTATTCATTGGCAAATACAACACAATGCATACAACTATTCCCAGTAAATCACAAAAATAGTGAAACTATTGATAGGGTTTAAGGAGGGTGAAATGTACGCAAACCTTACCTCTATCACCGGAAATAGAGAAGTCCCCGACACCAAAACAAACATTAGACATATAAGCAGAAGTGCAAAACTACAAATTTTTATACGGTTTTTTAAGATTGTATCAAACTACTGTTTAAAAGCTAGTACTTGTATCACAACCTCTATTTTTAAACCACCATCTGATGGTTCATCAACGTAATACCCTAACCTTTAAAGACTATCCCTATTAGTGACTTTTACTCAACCTAGGTTGTCAaaataattaaaaagaaaaaaaaaacattttttctaCACAACCCAATTGGCCACTTTATTTTGTCACTTGTCAAAACCTAATTGGTgctatcttttattttttttttcattttatttctTAACTACGAATTCTCCCTATTAATTTAATTACTTAAATAACtagtaatatttaaataaaaaaactaaatacgCTTAATTTCTTAGAAAAAAATTGTGAACATtacgatataaattttattaaaaacagagttcgttcaaaaaatatattttctagtATATTATATCAATTATGatttaactttttaatttttatatttaaaataaataacttTTATTTATCCCAAAATAAAATAAtagtttaaatattattattatttttaagacAACAAAATAAACGTTTGCTACATTCATTTAATAAAAACTTAGTTTGGGTTGTGAATGTGTGTCAAAAATTGAGTTAGGATGAGTGGAGTTAGGTTGTGAATGAGGATAGTCTAAACTACCGTTTAAGACTACGTGTTGTGCCTTACTTGACAACCCGGATTCATCCTCTAATATTGCGACACATGGCGTTGACTagacacctacccatcaccttttccACCCGTGTCTCCCCTCACTTGAGCCTGTTGTGGTTAACCTCTGCTCGTCCAAGCTACCACACCCCCAAACACTCTCAAAACAACCTCTCGCCTAAGCGACTATGCTCACCCCGACACTTACGCGTGACCGCTCCCGACACCCCGTTGCAGTGCTCACGAGCCACTTGGCGCTAACAGGTGCCACAACGCACAATCTAAGTTATTTATCAATCTTAAATTTGGAAGCAGCCTAGGGCCCATATAATGTAATCTATTTTACATACAAGTATCATAAAAGATCCACTACAATCTCGTGATCGTCATCATTGTTGATTTCAACAAAACTATATTACTAGATtattattagagtaaactgctaaattcgtccctgaggtttgactcaaattgctagatcagtccaaaatcaagttttgttgctaaaacagtcactgagcctagtttctgttgctatttcagtccaataaattaacaccaTTAGAACCTCagttaatgaatgggtaaaactgctaaattcgtccctgaggtttgattcaagttgctagatcagtccaaaatcaagtttttgaatttgttaattataaacttatttaggtatataatttttctaggcttgcattaattttttaaatttgttaattataaacttatttagattataaacttatttaggtatataatttttccagacttgcattaattttttgaatttgttaattataaacttatttagattataaacttatttaggtatataatttgttaattataactCAATACTATTTAGATTAAGTGTGATCTTATTTAGATACTTACGTATATAACTACTAAATATTTACAAagttataacaataataatacccAAATACAGTTTAAGGCGGGTCCAGTTATATTTATGTTCGttgaataaatcattaatatcacaagagaaaaaaaatggtaaatgacaggttcttaatgcatcaatacttgtaccaaatgcattatatattttcttaaatgtcttaaaatttaagataaattacaagtctaccctaaatatataatttaaatttgtgtttagttataaaaatataaacagaaTGTAGCTCTTTTGGAGAGCGCAATTTTATTTGACCTGTCTTAAACACTGGTTTGACACGACATGTTGTCTAACCACACCtgaaaaataatattattaaatacgaaattacttaattaagtagaaaaaatgaataaaagaactttataatacaaatattaaattaaaataattgataaatattaaacattaaatattacgatttaaataaaaataaataaaaattatgttaatttcttaatatttaaatttacatataatgtttgtatttttcataactaaatattgtttaaattaactgttgtcttctttaaatccttaaataaatactaaatattTCCATGGTAACAACGACAACAATAACAGCATCAAAATAAAATCAGTATTTAAGGCTGGGCCGGTTAAATTGCATTCTTCAAAAAAGctacatttatatttttaaaaataattttatttaaattaagtgttatcttatttaaatacttaagtatataattagtaaacatttaatgataataataataataataataataataataataataataataataataataactaacaaataatttttctagacttgcaaattatatacctaaataagtttataatctaaataagtttataattaacaattcaaaaaattaatgcaagtctagaaaaattatatacctaaataagtttataattaacaaattcaaaaaacttgattttggattgatctagcaacttgaatcaaacctgagggacgaatttagcagttttacccattcattaacagaggttctaacggtgttaatttattggactgaaatagcaacagaaactaggctcagggactgttttagcaacaaaacttgattttggactgatctagcaatttgagtcaaacctcagggacgaatttagcagtttactcttattattattaatattatattattattatattgtaTTATATTTGTGATTTGATTGATTTTCTATGTATAACTATAAGTTTCACCCACACCCACCACTTTGACCGACTGCCCTAAAATCTTTACATTCAACACACAAAACTCCTCCTGATTTTGTATCAAAGTTCACAAGTCAACATTCACACAAATCATCTTCTTCAGTTCATGCTCAGATTACATAACTCATCATTCATCACTTTTCATCATCAATTCCATAACTTATCCGTTTTCAGGTAACCAACCAATTCAGTCCGTCCGTACATTTCACCATTTACCTATTGTTGATTACTTCATTCGATTAATTTCTTCTTTTTTGTGCACAATTTTGAATCAGTTCGAACAAGTCTTCGCGAGTAATGGCACCTCCGATACTATCCTTAGCTTTACCGTCGGAAACCGGTCGAGTTCTCAGTATTCAGTCGCATACGGTTCAGGTTTGTTGTTGTTTTAGGTTTTCTGTTTCATTATACTGATTGTCGAAGAAGAATTGGTTGAGTTTGATGTTAATTCGTTCTGGAATTAGTGAATTATTGTAGTTAGATGAACCTGTTTTACTGATTTCACCGGTTTTCTGGATCACATACTGCATGTTTATTGTTTAATGTTTATGTTTATTATCTTCAGGCAGTATGTGTTATGGTATATGATAATGCTTGATTGTAGTGATTTGTTATGTTATGTAGGATGTGTTATGTTAGATTAAATTCGATTCTCTTTCCCTTACTTTATTGAAACAATCTCGATTATCGTTAAATCGTGCGAATATATGAATTGGCGTAAAAGTAACGCCTCGTTTATGTGAAATAGTAAGATTCTGCAAAGTGTTGACGAACAGTCAAACGGACTAAACCTGTTTAAGACACGATTAAACCTGTTTAATGAAAGGTACACTATGtaattttatacttttttttaaaattaattaaaactagaattacgacccgccgcaattgcggcggggattctttagttataactaagtcgatttaggacccacacgttatgttgaacctgtgaAACGGGAAAAACaacagacgatgtaaaaacgttcactcACACACACACGTTGCGTGGTGTTAACTCACAAAGtttagaacgaaacataaaaacGGTACACCACGCACGCACATTGCGATGTGTTAAcccacaaaatttagaacgaagcataaagcgaaaaatttgcgaaaaatgaaaactataaaagactaaagttgaaagtaaaaaaaaattgtgaggaTAGAtagtaaaagataaaaagttttgagttaaaagtaaagaaaacaaatagttttgggttaaaagtaatttagaaaatacctttgggtgaaaagtgaaaatatcaaattttttttggaaaacaccCAAAGCATTGGGTACAAGACATAGATGCACAAAAAGGTTGCTaatttatagtttttttaatttttaattaggATGTTAGGCTCCATCATTTCTTCTTCTTGGTACATAAAACATGCAACTGTGTTATAGACATGAGgtataaagtagttaaacgagtcgtattCATGTTTGTTACTTGTGGTAATCGCGTCGTTACTCGTTACTGATCTGTTTCACGCGATAAGACATGATTTGCTAACCCTACTTTTAGGAATATGTACACGACTACTTGCGTAAGAGGAAGTACTAATAACTAACAATCTGAAGGCTTGTCTAGTTCATTACAGCATGTTTCTTAAACTGTACCTAAACTGCACAAAACAGCAAGGTCATGCTAATCTAGTGACTCATCACTGTGGGTCCTAATCTGGACAAGTTTATGTTCTTAATTGTTAATTATCTTAAAAGTGTTTAATCCTCTTCTTCATAATAGGGTTATGTTGGCAATAAGTCAGCTGTTTTCCCACTTCAACTACTCGGTTATGATGTCGATCCAATTATGTCAGTGCAATTCTCGAACCATACAGGCAAGCTTCTTAGTTCTTAACTTCTTATATTTACTTCTTTGGTTTTTTTTTGTCAATGTCAAATTATCAAGCGGTCATCGTTTAGCAACATAGAGATTTTACAGGATACCCGACTTTCAAGGGGCAAGTTTTGAACGGAAAACAACTCTGGGAGTTGATAGAGGGCTTAGAAGCCAATAATCTATTATACTACACTCATCTATTGACAGGTATTAGCTAGGTTGTTATTCAGGTTATTTTTTATCTTCTGTAAAATTAAATTCTTCATCTTAAATTTATCAATTGTTCTTAAAACCTTTACAGGTTACATCGGGTCAGTTTCTTTTCTGGATACTGTATTAGAAGTAGTCAGTAAACTTCGTTCCATCAATCCAACACTTACATATGGTGAGTCATCACTCATCAGTTTATATGACAAGAATCATTGATTAGCAAATTTAGTAAGTTACAGATTTTATTTATTACAGATGATTTGTTTAATTGTTCTTCTTTATAAAGCGTTTCTGTAATAGAGTACTTGAATGATTAGAAATTATTGGGTCATGTATATACATCTGGATAGTATATAATGTGTGTTCTTTCTGTGTTTTATGTTGTCTGTCTTGTCAGTTTGTGATCCAGtgttgggcgatgaaggaaagcTGTATGTTCCTCAAGAATTGGTGTCTGTATATCGTGAAAAGGTACACATTGGATGCAATTGCACTGATAAATGCTTTCGTTTTCCTTAGGCAATGCTTTTGTATATCCAACCTAAGTACTTGACTGATGAATATCAGTACTTGACTGATGAATATCAGTAGTGAATATCAGCAATGCTTTTGTGTGGGCCCTCAGGGGGGGGggagtgaaagtgcactaattttaatgttattttactaatttcgtgaaaataacgttaaaaagcgAGGGACGGTTAAttatgcatcatgtggtggcgttgatagccgaaagacaagggagtacatgcagTAATCGGCTTTTGtcccaattgctgagtgttatgtgtcttatgtccaaggcttgatgcaaaactactatcgagccgggggagGTAAGGctatctacatcttaccctcctcagaccctaccttagctttgctattggtgggatttactgagtatgatgatgatgatgataaaatTCTCCCTTTGACAAACATATTGTTTCTCTTCTCTCCATTTTGTTAAGTCAAGTGTACATTCTTATCCCATTTTACAGTTAACTGTCAGCTCGTGTGATTCTTTCTCTGTAGGTTGTCCCTGTTGCCTCAATGTTGACTCCCAATCAGTTTGAAGCTGAACAATTGACCGGATTCAGGTATTTTAGGCATCCTAACTAGCTTTAGTTCAAGTATACCATTTTTGTTTTCTTCTTAGAGCTAAATAAAGAACAcaattctttatttttttttggtttaatcTTCACATTGCAAGATGGTGCATATATCTAGATATTCTTAGAAaaaatttagagtaaactgccattttggtccctgaggtttggttacttttgccactttagtccaaaactcaaacattttgcatctgggtccctgtggtttcagttttattgccattttggtccaaaaatgaaatcaggtcatacctATCTTATAAAATcttgcaattttgtcattttccttaggggcaaatcaggtcatatttgtcttataaaatatggtatttatttataaaaaagaaatgatcattttgcccctgcggaaaataacaaaataacaggattttataagacaaatatgacctgatttcatttttggaccaaaatggcaataaaactgaaaccacagggacccagatgcaaaaagtttgagttttggactaaagtggcaaaattgaccaaaccacagggaccaaaatggcagtttactaaAAAATTTAACTACATCCTCTTTTCCCTAATACATGGAAAATAATTAGAAAATTTTGAGCATGAAGCATGGTTGTCTAATACATCCAAATAATTGCTACTAGCTATTACTTGCATAACTCCTTAGCTCTTATCTTTAGTTGATGTTTGTGTATTAGCAAGTTAAGATTAAGATACacacttggttttaaaaagcgataGGCACACAAAAACGACAAGGTCTTAAAACGAGACGCGGAGCGCAAAAGCGGCTGGCTTTTCGTACCCGAGGGCCGAGGCGCAagctaattatatatattttttatatatttatatattccataggtttttagctttccctacccaaaatatagctataagtaAGGTTTTTGTATGATTTTAGCTGCATGTACAAGCGAAAAAACCCAAGGTACAACAGTTAGATGCATAAAAACGCCTCAGGTACAAGAGGCGTGCGCCTCAGGCCAAAATAGCCCAGAAAATCCGAAAAAAGCACGCCTTTTTGGCGCTACTTGTAATTACTCTAGGCTCTGAGCAAAAAAGCCCTAGGGTGTGCGCCTCGCACTTAAGCATGCCTgaggcgcgctttttaaaaccaagtacACAACACACCTGCTAAATATTATAGGCTTTCAAATCATTAAACATAGATGCCAGTTGGTAAAATGTGACTTATTTAAGCATGTCCAAATTTAAATAACAGGCAACTTCTGGGTCATATATCTATTGATGTTTTTGTCATCCTTTtaaagtagtttatcttatgcaGAATTGCGTCTGAGCAAGATGGTCGGGAAGCCTGTAGGCATCTTCATGCTGCTGGTCCATCAAAGGTTCtgtctagggctgtaaacgaactgaacgaacacgaacaagaccttgttcgtgttcgtttgttaagaaatatatgcgttcgcgaaccgttcacgaacacttatcgaacaagattttatgttcgtgttcgtttgttaaggaaatgaacttgttcgtgttcgtttgtgtttgtttgttaattttaggcaacaaacaaaaacgaacgttgacgaagacaaatgagcacaaactaatgttcatgaacacaaatggaaacaaacgaacacaaccAACCGTtcatgaaaaaaatatataatacactgacacttattagatatttaatttgtcggaattttgaagtatttaaataaatataaaagctaaaaacactaatgaactatcgaacacaaacgaacacgttaccgaacgttcacgaacataaacaaacggacacgacctttgttcatgtttgttcatttaactaaacgagcgaaatttcttgttcgtgttcgtttgtttaataaacgaacgaacacaaacgaacttcccgccgaacggttcacgaactgttcaccgaacttcgtttgcagccctagttcTGTCTAAGACATATATATTTATGATATATTGGTTTCTCTATATACCTTTCACTATTGATTCATCCGTAGTATCTAATTTGTTTTTCTCAGGTTGTGATAACAAGCATATGCATCGACGGGACTCTTCTTCTCATCGGAAGTCATGAGAAAGAAAAGGTTATCTTTACTTCTTTAGCAACCGACTTTGTTAATTTTTAACTTTTAAGTTTAACTTCCTTCTTTAATCTCACCTTTAACTACAATAGGGTCAATCTCCTGTGCAATTCAAGATCGTGATCCCGAAAATCCCTGCGTATTTCA contains the following coding sequences:
- the LOC118483861 gene encoding pyridoxal kinase-like, whose amino-acid sequence is MLRLHNSSFITFHHQFHNLSVFSSNKSSRVMAPPILSLALPSETGRVLSIQSHTVQGYVGNKSAVFPLQLLGYDVDPIMSVQFSNHTGYPTFKGQVLNGKQLWELIEGLEANNLLYYTHLLTGYIGSVSFLDTVLEVVSKLRSINPTLTYVCDPVLGDEGKLYVPQELVSVYREKVVPVASMLTPNQFEAEQLTGFRIASEQDGREACRHLHAAGPSKVVITSICIDGTLLLIGSHEKEKGQSPVQFKIVIPKIPAYFTGTGDLMTALLLGWSNKYPNNLEKAAELAVSSLQAVLSRTLKDYEKAGYDPQTSSLEIRLIQSQDDIRDPEITYNAHIYD